The following nucleotide sequence is from Pedobacter sp. PACM 27299.
TCTGATGTACTGGAGGCGGCTGATGTAATCGGCCTGTAATCGGTTCAAAATCATGGATAGAAAATGCCCATGGATAATGAAAACCATCCCAGCCTACAAAATCAAAAGGGTGGGTGCCATAAGTATAAGGATACATTAAGCCTTGTTTCTTGATCAGCACCTTAAAATCACCAAATTCATCGATGGTTTCCAGGTCTTGAGGACGCCTGATGTCACGCTCACAGTAGGGAGAATGCTCCATTAACTGCCCGTATTCATTTCTATAACGTTTTGGGGAGCGGATAGGACTGAAACTTTCGATGATAAAAAGCCTGTTTTTCTCGTCGTCAAATTCCATTTGGTAAATGGTACCTCGAGGGATGACCAGGTAATCGCCATAGGCAAAACGGATCTTTCCGAAGCCTGTTTTTAGCGTTCCGGTGCCCTCATGGATAAAGATCACTTCGTCTGCCTGACTATTCTTATAAAAATAGTCGGTCATAGATTTTCTTGGCGCTGCCAAAGAGATGTGTAAATCGCTGTTCACGAGTACAGGTTTCCTGCTTTTCAGGTAATCGTCTTCCGGTTTGATATTAAAACCAATCAGACTGGTATGACGCAGGTGCTTTTCGCGCGCAATCTTTGGCTCCACCGAGTAAGGCTCACCGAGCGATTTAACAATGGTTGGCGGGTGACAATGATAAACGAGTGAGTATAAGCTGGAAAACCCTTCAGTAGAAACAAGCTCCTCTGCATATAAATTGCCATCTGGCTTTCTAAAAACGGTATGACGTTTCGCAGGAATAGTTCCTAAGGTATGATAAATAGGCATAACAGTAGGTTAATTTGGTTAGAATTATATGTATATTAATAACAGTAAAACGTTGAAAACGTTTTATTCAAAAGCAAGGAATGCTAGTTGGAATATTGGGCGAAAATGAGCTTGGAAAGCATCGCATACCGGAAGGCAGCCAACGCTTGTTTGGCTACTTGATTTTGATATGTGAGTGGTAAGTTCATTTTGTTTACGGAGCTAAATTAAGTAATAATTATAGTAATCAACAAACAATCAGAACGATTATATGTAGATAAATTATATTTAACCACCGAAGCTGTATTTTTATATAGCTTTGAATAATTTGACAAAAAACTGAGCATATATGAAGCTGGTATCCTATAAAACAGAAGACAGAGAACACCTGGGTGTTTTTGTAAATGGACATATTTATAACCTGAATTCCTGCGACAAGCTGTTGCCAGATGAGATGAACGCTTTCCTGCAAGGTGGCGTAGATCTGATGGATCGTGCTAAAAAGGTAGATGCACAGATCAAATCCGGCGAAATCGAACCTAAAGAAGAAGCTTTCTTTGAGCTGCTAGCACCAGTACCTCACCCAACTTCCTGCAGAGACGGTTATGCTTTTCGCCAGCATGTAGCTGCCGCACGCAGA
It contains:
- a CDS encoding homogentisate 1,2-dioxygenase — protein: MPIYHTLGTIPAKRHTVFRKPDGNLYAEELVSTEGFSSLYSLVYHCHPPTIVKSLGEPYSVEPKIAREKHLRHTSLIGFNIKPEDDYLKSRKPVLVNSDLHISLAAPRKSMTDYFYKNSQADEVIFIHEGTGTLKTGFGKIRFAYGDYLVIPRGTIYQMEFDDEKNRLFIIESFSPIRSPKRYRNEYGQLMEHSPYCERDIRRPQDLETIDEFGDFKVLIKKQGLMYPYTYGTHPFDFVGWDGFHYPWAFSIHDFEPITGRLHQPPPVHQTFEGHNFVICSFVPRKYDYHPLSIPAPYNHSNVDSDEVLYYVDGDFMSRKSVVRGQITLHPGGIPHGPHPGTVEKSIGKESTEELAVMIDPFRPLMLTEDAISIEDENYYKSWQQNVE